A genomic stretch from Bacillus sp. N1-1 includes:
- a CDS encoding amidase family protein, giving the protein MLSIDWLEKSTILDIQQAMLANKFTSKQLVQFYLNQIANHNHRVNAILEINPDALMIADSLDRERKMKGARSSLHGIPILLKDNINTGDHMHTSAGSQALATSYGKDDAFLVTKLRRAGAVILGKTNMTEWANFMSDKMPNGYSSRGGQVLNPYGPGTIDVGGSSSGSAVAVACHFATAAIGTETNGSILSPSSSNAGVGLKPTVGTISRSGIIPISFSQDTAGPMTRNVTDAAILLSHLSGEDPLDHATNTIPSHQDYTLYLLPVLYEELKVGVVQNGYYDSMHAEEQEILNRATEDLKKIGCSILKVEQICSDQEMLEQDYQVLRYEFKSGVNSYLAKNTTSSLSDLQSIINYYHQNPLALPYGQSLLIEANETSGSLTEAQYLQSRLQDLSNAKENGLDKLMQTEKLDALLFVGAYGSTLPAKAGYPSITVPAGFTSNKKPLGITFTGKPFSEPQLIKLAYAYEQLAHQRKLPDWLDSTTTLRKAQA; this is encoded by the coding sequence ATGCTATCTATCGATTGGTTGGAAAAGTCCACAATCCTCGATATCCAACAGGCTATGCTTGCTAATAAGTTTACTTCAAAGCAGCTTGTTCAATTTTACCTTAATCAAATCGCAAACCATAATCACAGAGTTAACGCTATTCTAGAAATTAACCCTGATGCATTAATGATTGCAGACTCACTTGATCGAGAGCGCAAAATGAAAGGAGCAAGAAGCTCACTACACGGAATTCCAATTCTACTTAAAGATAATATCAATACAGGTGATCATATGCATACAAGCGCTGGCTCACAAGCTCTAGCTACTTCCTACGGGAAAGATGACGCCTTTTTGGTGACGAAACTGAGGCGCGCTGGAGCGGTTATTTTAGGCAAAACCAATATGACTGAATGGGCCAACTTTATGAGTGATAAAATGCCGAATGGATACAGTTCGAGAGGTGGCCAAGTACTTAATCCTTATGGACCAGGCACTATTGATGTTGGAGGATCCAGTTCTGGGTCCGCTGTTGCAGTAGCTTGTCATTTTGCCACAGCTGCGATTGGAACAGAAACAAACGGATCCATTCTAAGCCCATCGAGTTCGAATGCTGGAGTTGGCCTTAAGCCCACTGTTGGCACAATTAGTCGTTCAGGAATTATTCCAATCTCTTTTTCACAAGATACAGCTGGCCCAATGACCCGAAATGTTACCGATGCAGCCATTCTACTCAGTCATTTATCAGGGGAAGACCCTTTGGATCATGCAACAAATACCATACCTAGTCATCAAGATTATACGCTTTATCTACTCCCTGTTTTATATGAAGAATTGAAAGTTGGAGTTGTCCAGAACGGCTATTACGATTCCATGCATGCTGAAGAACAAGAGATATTAAATAGAGCAACCGAAGACCTAAAGAAGATTGGTTGCTCAATCTTAAAGGTTGAGCAAATATGCTCTGATCAAGAAATGCTTGAGCAAGACTACCAGGTCTTACGATATGAATTTAAATCTGGCGTTAATAGCTATCTAGCAAAAAACACAACTTCTTCTTTAAGTGACCTTCAATCGATTATTAATTACTATCATCAAAACCCATTAGCTCTTCCGTACGGACAATCCCTTTTAATTGAAGCAAACGAAACGAGCGGATCTTTAACCGAAGCACAATATTTGCAAAGTCGCCTCCAGGATTTATCTAACGCAAAAGAAAATGGTTTAGACAAACTCATGCAAACCGAGAAACTAGATGCGTTGCTATTTGTAGGAGCTTACGGCTCAACACTTCCTGCAAAAGCAGGCTATCCGTCTATAACCGTCCCTGCTGGCTTTACTTCAAATAAAAAACCTCTTGGGATTACGTTCACTGGTAAGCCGTTCAGCGAACCGCAACTAATTAAGCTCGCATATGCCTATGAACAGCTCGCTCATCAACGAAAGCTTCCAGATTGGTTAGACAGCACAACAACCTTAAGAAAAGCGCAAGCCTAA
- a CDS encoding ECF transporter S component, which translates to MKSVSKTQRMIVVAMFSSISYLLMLLDFPLPGFPVFLQIDFSEIPALFVAILYGPVAGILVEAIKNFIHFGIQGSFTGVPIGQISNFIAGVFLIVPTSLIFRKFNQTQKGLALGLTLGTILMSAMMGLLNYLIILPAYTWFMGFEEMSASARQALVLTGITPFNLLKGAIVASIFVAFFIKLKPWFARQTRVA; encoded by the coding sequence ATGAAAAGTGTTTCAAAAACGCAACGCATGATTGTAGTTGCGATGTTCAGCAGTATCTCGTATTTATTAATGCTGTTAGATTTCCCACTTCCTGGATTTCCTGTTTTTCTTCAAATCGATTTCAGTGAAATTCCAGCGCTATTCGTTGCCATTCTGTACGGTCCAGTAGCAGGGATACTTGTAGAAGCGATTAAGAATTTCATTCACTTTGGAATTCAGGGAAGCTTCACCGGTGTACCAATTGGCCAAATATCAAACTTCATTGCAGGAGTTTTCTTGATCGTACCAACTTCTTTAATCTTCCGTAAATTTAATCAAACCCAGAAAGGATTAGCACTGGGATTGACGCTCGGAACGATTCTAATGTCAGCAATGATGGGATTGTTGAACTATTTAATTATTCTTCCGGCTTACACATGGTTTATGGGCTTTGAAGAAATGTCTGCTTCAGCCCGTCAGGCACTTGTATTAACCGGTATTACACCATTTAATCTACTAAAAGGTGCAATCGTAGCTAGTATTTTTGTTGCCTTTTTCATAAAATTAAAACCCTGGTTTGCTCGTCAAACGAGAGTTGCTTAA
- a CDS encoding peptide ABC transporter substrate-binding protein, whose translation MKKKFSLLLSVILLLSLFLAACSGNSNTSSNTNSEGEATSGDSDSSEGSAEQVLNLTDTQDIPTMDSTQATDTVAFNAMNQVFEGLYRLDKDNKPVLGMAAEEPEVEEKDGETVYTFKIREDANWSDGTPVKADDFVYAWHKIIHPDTMGGYASMMGAAGIKNGNEIITEGDPLYGKVEELGVKAVDEKTLEVVVTQQVPYFFDLLTFASFYPQPSEFAEEQGENYSLEADTMLYNGPFTLAEWNHGEGWKLAKNDGYWDADTVQLQEANYKIVKDEATRVNLYETGSIDRAGLSADFVDQFKDREDFTTILDTTIYFLRLNQKNEALANNDIRKALFLSYDRDGLVNVLLNNGSVAARYLVPKEFLYLNDEDFRAPAPDGYLADQTADDAAEYWKKGLEALGTDTVELEFLTTDSDLASKIAEYAKDQFESKLDGLTITINKQPWKQFLDLEDAGDFDISTGGWGPDYPDPMTYVYMFETDGAYNRMDYSNEEYDKLVTDAKTETDEQKRWEMMQEAERILIEEDTAILPTYQGGGAIIMKDYVKNYHIHKFGADSSLKWVTIEK comes from the coding sequence ATGAAGAAAAAGTTTTCGCTTTTGCTTTCGGTCATCTTGTTGTTAAGCCTTTTCCTTGCAGCGTGTTCCGGTAATTCGAACACTTCAAGCAACACAAACAGTGAAGGAGAAGCGACAAGCGGAGATAGCGATAGCTCAGAAGGATCAGCGGAACAGGTTCTAAACTTAACAGATACACAGGATATCCCGACTATGGACTCAACACAGGCAACAGATACTGTTGCATTTAATGCAATGAACCAGGTATTTGAAGGTCTTTATCGTCTTGATAAAGATAACAAGCCTGTTCTAGGTATGGCAGCAGAAGAGCCAGAAGTTGAAGAAAAAGACGGCGAAACTGTTTATACATTTAAAATTCGTGAAGATGCGAATTGGTCTGATGGCACACCAGTGAAAGCAGACGATTTCGTATATGCATGGCACAAAATTATTCACCCAGATACAATGGGCGGATATGCATCAATGATGGGTGCTGCAGGTATTAAAAATGGTAATGAAATTATTACTGAAGGCGACCCACTATACGGTAAAGTAGAAGAACTTGGTGTGAAAGCAGTAGATGAGAAAACACTTGAAGTTGTGGTTACACAACAAGTTCCTTATTTCTTTGACCTACTAACATTCGCATCATTCTATCCACAACCTTCGGAATTTGCTGAAGAGCAAGGGGAGAACTATTCACTTGAAGCAGATACAATGCTTTATAACGGTCCATTTACGCTAGCTGAATGGAATCACGGTGAAGGTTGGAAGCTTGCTAAAAATGATGGTTACTGGGATGCAGATACAGTACAATTGCAAGAAGCAAATTACAAAATTGTAAAAGACGAAGCAACTCGTGTTAATCTTTATGAGACTGGAAGCATTGATCGTGCTGGTCTTAGTGCAGATTTCGTTGATCAGTTTAAAGATCGCGAAGACTTTACGACAATCCTTGATACAACAATTTATTTCCTTCGTTTGAATCAGAAGAACGAAGCACTTGCGAACAATGATATCCGTAAAGCTCTATTCTTATCCTATGACCGCGATGGTCTAGTAAATGTACTACTAAACAACGGTTCAGTAGCAGCTCGTTACCTTGTTCCAAAAGAGTTCCTATATCTTAACGACGAAGATTTCCGTGCTCCGGCTCCAGACGGCTATCTTGCAGATCAAACTGCAGATGATGCTGCTGAATACTGGAAGAAGGGTCTAGAAGCTCTTGGTACAGATACTGTTGAGCTGGAATTCCTTACAACAGATAGTGACCTTGCTTCTAAAATCGCAGAGTACGCGAAAGATCAGTTTGAATCTAAGTTAGACGGACTTACAATTACAATTAACAAACAGCCTTGGAAGCAGTTCCTAGATCTTGAGGACGCTGGGGACTTTGATATCTCAACTGGTGGTTGGGGACCAGACTATCCAGATCCAATGACTTACGTGTACATGTTTGAAACAGATGGCGCATACAACCGTATGGATTACTCTAACGAAGAGTATGACAAGCTTGTTACAGATGCAAAAACTGAAACTGACGAGCAGAAACGCTGGGAAATGATGCAAGAAGCAGAGCGTATTCTAATCGAAGAAGATACTGCGATCCTACCTACTTATCAGGGTGGCGGAGCGATTATCATGAAAGATTACGTGAAGAACTACCATATCCACAAGTTTGGTGCCGATTCTTCTCTTAAATGGGTAACAATCGAAAAGTAA
- a CDS encoding cytochrome c: MGKSSAYITAIILFLVMVVGFTYWLSTTEEHAGGNEASHGEQAEEGGGEEGGDSAGGGEAEKVFAQNCASCHGENLGGGAGPALEAVGGKYSKDEILDIIKNGKGGGMPAGLIQGEEAEMVAAWLAEKK, translated from the coding sequence ATGGGTAAATCATCCGCTTATATTACTGCAATAATTTTGTTCCTAGTTATGGTTGTAGGCTTTACATACTGGCTTTCCACAACCGAAGAACACGCTGGTGGAAATGAAGCCAGCCATGGTGAACAGGCCGAAGAAGGCGGCGGTGAAGAAGGCGGCGATTCCGCTGGAGGTGGAGAAGCCGAAAAGGTATTTGCACAAAACTGCGCTTCTTGCCACGGTGAAAACCTGGGAGGCGGTGCTGGACCAGCACTAGAAGCCGTTGGTGGTAAATATTCGAAAGATGAAATTCTCGATATTATCAAGAATGGTAAAGGTGGCGGCATGCCCGCTGGTTTGATTCAAGGTGAAGAAGCTGAAATGGTCGCTGCATGGCTTGCTGAGAAAAAATAA